The Pseudanabaena yagii GIHE-NHR1 genome segment CGATCGCTAGTCCACAAGTTGGGAAAGCAGGACAAGCCATCGAGTAACGCACCAAGGTATCGATCTGGTCAGGGGCTAAAATACCGCAGCGATCGAGGATTTTCTGGATTTCTTCTTTCTCATCGGCAGCAATTTCGGTAATCAGTAAATTCTGATTAGGGGTCAAGACAAAATCATGGTGGAATTTTTCGCTAATTTCTCGCAAGGCCGTTTTTAGTTGTAAACCTTCGCGATCAAGTACACGACCACTTTCAATGGAGACTCCGACAAAATACTTGCCATCACCCTGCTCATGCCAACCCAGATAATCTTGATATTTGAAAGGAGGCAATTCACGGGAATCTGCAAGTTTTGTTGGATAATACTCCAACAAAACTTGCTTGAATTTCTCCACGCCCCATTCTTCCAAAATATACTTGAAGCGGGAGTGACGACGATTATGGCGATCGCCATAGTCACGTTGCAAAGCAACAATCGCCTTCACCAGATCGTAAACCTTTGCGACAGGGACAAAACCAATGCTGTCGGCAATCCGCACAATCGTCGCATCATTATTATGGGCGCGACCTAAACCACCACCAACATAGACGTTAAAGCCTTCTAACTCATTAGCCGCATTGGTAATTACCACCAACGACAAATCATTGGTATAGAGATCAACGGAGTTATCACCAGCAACAGCGATCGCAATTTTAAATTTGCGGGGTAAATACTGTGTGCCATAGATTGGCTCAATATCGCTGATATTGGTTTTCGCAGTTCCTGCACCTTGACGCTTTCTTGCTTCAGTTACCTCTGGTGCTTCCGATGCTGTCACCGCCACTTCACCATCAAGCCAAATATCGTAATAGGCTCCTGCCTGTGGTGCTAGCAAATCGGCAAGCTTAACTGCATATTCCCGCGCATAGTCGTATTCAGGCTTATTTTTAAATGGGGCAGGTGGAGCCATTACGTTACGGTTAATGTCACCGCAAGCACCCACAGTCGATCCCATATTCTTGGTGATATCAACGATTACCGCCTTGAGATTTTCCTTAAGAATCCCGTGAAGCTGGAATCCCTGTCTAGTCGTGGCGCGTAAAGTGTGATTGCCATAGCGATCGCTTAATTTATCCAAAGCGACGTACAACTGCCAAGGAATAAACCCTCCGGGGCTACGAGTCCGCAACATCATACTGTATTGGGCTTCTTCCCCTTTTGCCTTTGCCTTTTCTAAATCCCGATCTTTTTGTTGATAAGAACCATGAAACTTTAAGATTTGAATCCCATCTTGACTGAAAAATGGATTGCCATCATTTAATTCAGTGTCGATAGGACCTCGCAAAAAGTTACTTTTTTGCTTGAGGACTTCAACCTTTGATACTTTGCCAGTATTAATCAGATTATTTGTCATGGTTCAACTATCGAGACTTAATGTAATTTAGTTTTCTTTGCCCCACCATTATACCCCGATAATCCTATCGGAATTAGGATGAAGTTTACAAAAAGCAATCCAAAAAAAGACGATGCTAAGCATCGTCTTTTTAAATAGTTGCAATAAGTAGCTAATTCAATAAATTAACTCTCACTTTCCTTACCAAAACCTGGATAAGCTTCCATACCATGTTCAGAAATATCCAGACCCTTAAATTCCTCTTCCTCGGATACTCGAATACCACCTGTAATGATAGAAATTACATACCAAGCAATGAAGCTAAATAAAACTGTGAAGCCACCAACAGCAATAAATCCAACAAACTGATACCACAGTTGCTCAAAACCACCACCAAAGAATAGTCCAGCTTTAGGGGCAGGGGCTGCACCAAACTCTCCTGCTTTGCTAAATAGTCCTACAGCCAAAGTTCCCCAAGCTCCACAAACAAGGTGAACAGATGTCGCACCTACAGGATCATCAATCTTGAGAGAATCAAAAAATCCAACTGCAAAAACAACAATCACACCAGCAACAGCACCAATTATTGCAGCGCTAGGCATATCAACAAAAGCACATGATGCAGTAACACCAACCAATCCAGCCAAGATGCCATTAACAATCATTGAAAGATCTGGTTTGCCTAAGTAAAGCCAAGCTACAATCGTCGCCGCAATCCCACCTGTGGAAGCTGCCATGTTTGTGGTTAGAGCAATATGAGCAATGAGCTTACCATTAGCATCCATTGTGGAACCTGGGTTAAACCCAAACCATCCTAACCATAGAATCAAACAACCTAGAGTTGCTAAACCCATATTGTGACCAGGGATCGCTCTTACTTTTCCATCCGCACTATATCTGCCTAATCGAGGGCCAAGTACAGCCGCACCGACCAAAGCGCCCCAGCCGCCAACAGTATGCACAACAGTGGAGCCTGCAAAGTCATAAAATCCCATTTTGGCTGCCCAGCCACCACCCCAGATCCAGTGACCTGTGATTGCATAGGAAACCCCTACTAGTAAAAAGCTAAAGATCAAAAAGGCAACAAACTTAATTCGCTCAGCAACAGCACCTGAAACGATCGTTGCGGCGGTTCCTGCAAATACCAGTTGGAACAAGAATTTGGCTTCTAGGGGAATACTTGTCCAGTTGAGAGCAGAAAAGTCTCCTTTATAGGCATCACCGATCGCAGGACTATTATCAGCCCCAGAAATAAAGAAGCCTTTCAAACCGATGAAGGCATTACCATCATCGTTACCAAACATAAATCCAAACCCGATCGCCCAATAGGCAATCGTAGCGATCGCAAATACAACTAAGTTCTTAGTAAGAATATTGACTGCATTTTTTCGGCGACAAAAACCAGACTCGACCAATGCAAAACCAGCATTCATAAAAAACACTAAAAAAGCCGCAATAACGACCCAAAGGGTGTCTAGAGTTGCATCGAGAGCACTTACACTAGCTTTAACATCATCTATTGTCGGTGCAGCAGGAGGAGCCGTAGTCTGAGCAGTGGCTGCATAAATCCAAAAAACACCAATAATCGCTGCTAGAGGTACACAAGCAGTCCAGTTGACTGAACTCCTGAGCCTCTTCTTGTGATTTGACTTGTAAACCAACACTTTAGAGTTCTCCTCGTTGAAGTAATGCAATCATGCCAATGCAAAGATTAATGAAATCAATCACATCAGATTTAAGTACCCCTATTTTGTATAGGCTTATACGGAAATCTGTGGTATATGCATTCTTCAGAGATAAGAAAGCAACGAAAAAATACAATTAAGACCATAGATAATCATTTAACTCTATCTATGCCGTATTGAGTTTCGATAACAAAAACTAATCAAATAATTAACGTCAGTTCTGGTTTGCCAACTTTACAAGCCCAGACACAAGGGCTTTGAGTTTGTTACACAAACCCTCTTTCAAAGCGCAAAATTAAAAGCCTTGCTTAGCAAGGCTTTTAATTTTGCGCTTTGAAAATTTGCCAGCTTAAACCGAATTGACGTTAATTACTATCCCAATAACTAAGGATGGGTGGCTAATATAGCCACCCATCCTTAGTTAAGTATTTAAATATACTTCCTAGAAACTGTAATTAGCTAGTAAGGTTAACCTTCAGAAGAAGATCCTTGGCTGATGAATACTCCAGAACCAAACTCGCTACCATAACCCTCTTCACCATGAATAGGTAAGTCGATACCTTGTTCTTCGATCGAAGGGGCTACTCTCAAATCCATAAATAACTTGAGAATGAACAGGATCACAAATGTAGCAACTGCCGAAAATATATAGGTAGTTGCTACACCATAAAACTGAATCAAAATTTGACCAGGATTACCGTCTAACAAACCTAAACTGATTTCTGCACCCTTAGCGTCCTTCATCAGGTTGACAGCTTTAGTTGCAAATACACCAGTTAAAATTGCGCCAACAGTTCCACCAACACCGTGTACTGAGAAGGTATCAAGAGAATCATCAAATTTGAACTTAGCACGCAAGCTTACAGCGATAAAGCAACATACTGCTGTAATTGAACCAATCAAAATTGCACCAATGGGAGTAACGAAACCAGCAGCAGGAGTGACACCAACTAGTCCAGCTAGAAATCCGCTAGCAATAC includes the following:
- the sir gene encoding sulfite reductase, ferredoxin dependent — encoded protein: MTNNLINTGKVSKVEVLKQKSNFLRGPIDTELNDGNPFFSQDGIQILKFHGSYQQKDRDLEKAKAKGEEAQYSMMLRTRSPGGFIPWQLYVALDKLSDRYGNHTLRATTRQGFQLHGILKENLKAVIVDITKNMGSTVGACGDINRNVMAPPAPFKNKPEYDYAREYAVKLADLLAPQAGAYYDIWLDGEVAVTASEAPEVTEARKRQGAGTAKTNISDIEPIYGTQYLPRKFKIAIAVAGDNSVDLYTNDLSLVVITNAANELEGFNVYVGGGLGRAHNNDATIVRIADSIGFVPVAKVYDLVKAIVALQRDYGDRHNRRHSRFKYILEEWGVEKFKQVLLEYYPTKLADSRELPPFKYQDYLGWHEQGDGKYFVGVSIESGRVLDREGLQLKTALREISEKFHHDFVLTPNQNLLITEIAADEKEEIQKILDRCGILAPDQIDTLVRYSMACPAFPTCGLAIAESERALPDILARIRKLLVRLGLEDETFVTRITGCPNGCARPYMAELAFVGSAVDEYQVWLGGSFNSTRLAQPYVQRLHINNLEKGLEPLFFYFKKDRVEDESFGDFCDRKGIEDLRQFAETYVSELPEEKAKGKRRDVRHRVTLSAKSFELLKKAVEEQGSSMKDIVEAALEKYLA
- a CDS encoding ammonium transporter — translated: MLVYKSNHKKRLRSSVNWTACVPLAAIIGVFWIYAATAQTTAPPAAPTIDDVKASVSALDATLDTLWVVIAAFLVFFMNAGFALVESGFCRRKNAVNILTKNLVVFAIATIAYWAIGFGFMFGNDDGNAFIGLKGFFISGADNSPAIGDAYKGDFSALNWTSIPLEAKFLFQLVFAGTAATIVSGAVAERIKFVAFLIFSFLLVGVSYAITGHWIWGGGWAAKMGFYDFAGSTVVHTVGGWGALVGAAVLGPRLGRYSADGKVRAIPGHNMGLATLGCLILWLGWFGFNPGSTMDANGKLIAHIALTTNMAASTGGIAATIVAWLYLGKPDLSMIVNGILAGLVGVTASCAFVDMPSAAIIGAVAGVIVVFAVGFFDSLKIDDPVGATSVHLVCGAWGTLAVGLFSKAGEFGAAPAPKAGLFFGGGFEQLWYQFVGFIAVGGFTVLFSFIAWYVISIITGGIRVSEEEEFKGLDISEHGMEAYPGFGKESES